TCTGTTGCATAATGAAACGCCAGAAGTCTTACGCCAGTCACCAATAGATCTATTTGACTGGGCGGTCCGGTCAGGCACGCCGGACTCTACCATAAACGGTAGCGGCCGATCGGTGCAGACCGAATTAAGGTGAGAAAAGCGAATTACCACTGAATAGCAGGACGTCTTGCGCGGAGACAGCTTATGTTTCATAATGCAACACAAGGCTTCTTACTTATGCCATTGAAAAAAAGAGATCACATCATTATTGCGTGATTACAATATGTTGACCAGTGATCATTTCGTTCGGCATTTGGAACGAAAGTTGCTCTGAGGAATTATGGGTAGAATCAAGTCAGGAACTGCGCCAACATTCGGGAGAATCCATGTTCGGGACCTTGTATTCCATAAGTCTCCGCCGCAAAGTCATCATTGGAGCCGCTGTGGTCTATCTCTTCATGACGGCAACCATTCTCGGCAGTTATTATTCAATGCGATCCCTGGAAGATAAAATCAGCTACTTAGAAAACGTGAGTAAACTCGAAGAATCGGTTCTGGAAATTCGCAGATTCGAAAAGAACTATTTTCTTTATGGAAACAAGGACTCCCTGACTACAGCGCTCTATCATCTAAAGAGAGTCGAAGCATTAATCGCCGATAATACTGCCAAAATTGAGTCACTCTCATCACCCGGGCAGATTGCCGAATTCAAGGCTTCTCTGGCCGAGTACGGCCAATTGCTGGGTCAATGTTCCAATTCATTTGTGAAAGATTCCGACGGAAAGCCGGACTGCGAAAGCGCTATGAGAAAAACGGGGAATGCCATGGCACAGTTCGGGGAGACCGTAGCCAAACGGAAGCGTGACTCTATAAAAGAAACCATGAGAGCCACTGTCACACTGCCGTTATTCGGACTCATTGTCGTGGGATGTGGACTCGTTGCGATCGGGAGCTTTTTGTTTACCAAAGTCACCCGATCTTTGCTGCTCTTAGAGGACGGGACAACACGGATAGCTCAGGGAGCTTTCAAGCCGATTGAGACTCTACCGGCGGAACGAGATATCAGAAACATTCTCATAGCGTTCAACAGTATGGCGCTCCAACTGCAAGACAGAGAAGAACAATTGGTGCAATCGAAGAAGCTCGCCAGTTTGGGCACCATGCTGGCAGGGGTAGCTCACGAGGTGAACAATCCCCTTTCGAACATCTCTTCTGCATGTGAGATATTATTGGAAGAATTGGACGAAGCCGACAAGGAATTCCAGCGCAAGTTCCTGAAGAATATATTAGTACAGGTGGAAAAGGCACGCACGCTTATTCTGAATCTTCTGGAATTCTCCCGCGCAAAAGAACTCAATCTGGAAAGCGTGAGTTTGAAGGGAATCGTGGAAAGGACTCTCGAATCGCTCTCTGGAGAAAAGCCGACAGACCTCCGGGTTACCGTGCAGATCGATCCGGCAATTCGTGTTCACGTCGATCGGGGAAAGATGGAACAAGCCTTCACTAACCTCATTTCTAATGCATTTCAAGCTATAGACGGCGATGGAGAAGTGAAGATAAGAGCTTTGGCTAAGAAAGACGGGATAGTGAAAGTCAGGATATCTGATTCCGGAAAAGGAATTCCCGAAGAAAATCTCCCCAAAATATTCGATCCGTTCTTTACGACCAAAGACGTGGGCAAAGGTACGGGCTTGGGACTCTTCATCACTCATGACATCGTCTTGCGGCACAAGGGCATGATCCAGGTCAAAAGTTCACCGGAAAAGGGGACGACGTTTACTATTCAACTACCGGCAGTGGAGAATTCGTGATGTATGATCCTCCAAAGATACTTATAGTTGATGATGAGGAAATGGCTCTGACGAACCTGGAACACGTTCTCAAGAAACAGGGCTACCATATTACGACAGCGGATACGGGACCTAAAGGACTGAATTTCATCAAAACCCAGACCTTTGATGTCGTATTGACAGACCTGAAAATGGAAAAGATCGATGGAATGCAGATTTTGGATGAGTGCCGGCAACGACACCCCTGCACTGAAGTCGTCATGATAACGGGATATGCTACCGTTGATTCAGCGATTGAAGCTATGAAAAAAGG
The sequence above is a segment of the Desulfomonile tiedjei DSM 6799 genome. Coding sequences within it:
- a CDS encoding ATP-binding protein produces the protein MFGTLYSISLRRKVIIGAAVVYLFMTATILGSYYSMRSLEDKISYLENVSKLEESVLEIRRFEKNYFLYGNKDSLTTALYHLKRVEALIADNTAKIESLSSPGQIAEFKASLAEYGQLLGQCSNSFVKDSDGKPDCESAMRKTGNAMAQFGETVAKRKRDSIKETMRATVTLPLFGLIVVGCGLVAIGSFLFTKVTRSLLLLEDGTTRIAQGAFKPIETLPAERDIRNILIAFNSMALQLQDREEQLVQSKKLASLGTMLAGVAHEVNNPLSNISSACEILLEELDEADKEFQRKFLKNILVQVEKARTLILNLLEFSRAKELNLESVSLKGIVERTLESLSGEKPTDLRVTVQIDPAIRVHVDRGKMEQAFTNLISNAFQAIDGDGEVKIRALAKKDGIVKVRISDSGKGIPEENLPKIFDPFFTTKDVGKGTGLGLFITHDIVLRHKGMIQVKSSPEKGTTFTIQLPAVENS